The DNA region TCCTGCCTGCGGGGTTTCAAACCCTTTACTATCTTCTAACGGTTTAAACGGTTATGACAGTtgataatttactattttttttctttatttttttaaaaattatatttaagtgTTAATTTGCTATTGTGCGCAGGGGTGAGAGGGTTGGAGATTCAAGGGAAATTCGTGAAGTTCACGGCGATCGGAGTGTACTTGGAGGATAAAGCGGTGCCGTCACTCGCCGTTAAGTGGAGGGGAAAGAGTGCGGAGGAGTTGACTGAATCTGTTGAGTTCTTCAGGGATATCGTTACAGGTAACGGACTACAGTTTAATCTGGCCTGGGTTCCTTCAGGATCTTCGTTAATTTGACCTGGTCGTTTATGGGCATTTTGACAACTCATGTTTAAAGTTTGGAAAACAAATGCTAgttcaagtttttatttatttattgttatgcTAAAAAAAGGTTGTACTTTATAAGGATTAAATATTGATTTGATAAACATGTCGTTTTAGTGTTGGCCTATGAGTAAATTCTTTTATCAGCAAAACGTGtgaatgaggtttttttttttcttagtggtcctattgtaaaaaaaaaaagttgttttttttttaaattttatatatatataatttttgttttgaaaaatataatttataagtggataaagtaatttaaaaattaataggaaagtggtactattttttaggtaatgttttggtggaagttagagttgtatttttatcaaattgtctagtagttttatctctacttaaacataaagGTATAaaggcatttttgaactaaaaaatgtggAATTCAAATAGAGAAAACCACTTAAAtaatagtgtatatatatatatatatatatgtgtgtgtgtgtgtgtgtgtgtgtgtgtgtgtgtgtgtgtgtttctcaaaaaaaattggcttggtaaagttaaattttttttttgacttggTAATGGATGTAATTTGAccttcaataataatatatgaacTGTCTAGATTAATGACGCATTAGTCTATAATTTTATTCCAGTGGCACCTCAACAAATTTGAATGACTAAAACGATATACTTAAATgagatatttttattattatttaaataatatttaattagtgtttaatattataatattttataacaaaaattcattatttttattttataacaatgtagtttttttgagaaacaagaatTTAAATGAGTGATATTAgagatactataaattttacaacatgaaGCTTACAAAGAtgtaacaacaataacaaaaaataattcaaaaatgtatttaatagGTTTTTGACTTTcacatatcatattaattgttacatcaatttgtaaaggtttttaagtaaaattaacaatatttttagtatttttctatttgaattattttttgtaattagtaCACATATATTTGTAAGACTCATACatttaaagttgtattatctCTAACATTAATCAATTCTTTGGAACTTCTTAAAAGTAGaggaaaaatgtaaaactaatttttttccatatatctcaacaaaaaaaaaattcaatttttgccCTAAAATTTAAGAGTGTTTCTCTCGTAAGGGGCCCTAGGCGATAGTCTAAGTGGTCTAGGCCTGGGGCTAGCCCcgattataataaaacttgtaTTATTTATAGCACTACTTATCAAGTTttgtaataagatttttttaaagaaaattattttgatgaataataTGAACATTATTACTATTCACTTGCAGGCCCCTTTGAGAAATTCACTCAAGTTACGACGATCTTGCCGTTAACCGGCCAACAATATTCGGAGAAGGTGACAGAGAATTGTGTTGCATTTTGGAAATCCGTTGGACTTTACACAGAGGCAGAAACCAAAGCCGTTGAAAAGTTCCTGGAGGTCTTCAAGGACGAGAACTTCACCCCAGGCTCTTCTATACTTTTCACGCAATCACCCAAGGGATCATTAACGGTCAGTGTTTTAAATTactgatttttcaaaaagcttaaactattaaaaaaatgatgaatttaattatttaaccataatcttaatactttcttttaataAGTGAGGCTCAGTACatgaaatttttaacattttaaataggAGGTAAAGTGAAAAATCAATATTCACTATTTACCTATTATTCTAAAAGTTTAAACcgttaaaaacttataaatttaatgatttaGCCATAATTATAATGAGTAAATTGTCAATATCCACATAGCTAATTTGTAGTTTTCATTTGATAATATGAAAGGGTAAACTCTTGTGAGTTTAATTCACATCAAGACACATCGTATTTGTAAGTGGTATTgcctatttgatacttagattattttgtaattacaAAAATGTCTTTGTTGTGATGTCCAATAGGTCAAATTTTATCTCTTGATTAGTTCTAAATTTGTTAATCCACGTAGATATATGTTAATCAATGATCCTATTTTTAGTAAGTATGAAAGATAAGtgataatttttacatttttcttccttttttttttgctatagaTTAGCTTCTCTAAAGATGGGTCAATACCTGAAGTTGGGAAAGCAGTGATAGAGAATAGACTACTATCAGAGGCAGTACTGGAGTCCATTATTGGCAAACATGGAGTTTCTCCTGAAGCGAAGGAGTGTTTGGCTAAGAGGTTATCGGAGTTGCTGAAACAGGGTACTGATAAGGTGGCCGAAAATCAACAATGTGAAGGTCACTGAAGAGCAAACAGAGTTGGAGGGAAAGGAATAAGTGGAGACAGGAGAGCGATGaacaatatatttaaaattctcACTAAGTCCATTTTGAGATAAGTCCATTTTATGGTTctgattaaatatttttatgattttaaaagTGTATCGAGAATCAcgatcatttaaaattttaattaaatgacatgatATTGAATACACTATtaaatctaagaaaaaaaaaatctgaactATAAAATGAACAAGTTTGTTCCATGATTTGTACCTTGGTATTCTCTACCTGTATAAGTCTGGTTCAAAATATTTGTGTTTGTCAATGTAAAAGTCCTTTATTTCCATTCCTAAATAAACCATTTTAATATACATACAATGGTAAGCTCAACACATATCCATGAGATGATAAGATCCATATTTTCTTACCCTCTTTACAATTAACTCGCTTGTAATTACtgatgaaaataaattcattttcaaaacacatattCCACTTGATGGTTAATATTAGTTgcttccctttttctttcttgttgcTATACAGTCAAGGAATAGGACAGGTTTATGCTGCTTCCAGAGCTGAAGCAAAGCAATACTTAAGTTGCTTACCCAATACCATGACAGAATGAGAATTTGACATGGTACAAAGTACTACACACTTGACACTACACAAAAAACAAGCTTATCTAGCCAAAAATCCATGGTTCCAAATTATATGAATCGCATGACAGGCTCTCAAAGTCCCTCGCATTCGATCTCTTGCTTGGTTAGGACTTTGGACTTAGGAGTTTTAGGACCCAAGACGATTACCTATCTTATATAGGGGGACTGATGAGTGATGAGGTGATAATAATATGGAGAAGTTGTGGCCCTTTGCGTTTTTGCATATCGGTCCATGGGCTTATTTAGGCATAATCATATATGGACTTGCTGGCCCACACCACTGATCACATCAACATTTTTACCtcatttctcttttctattGTGGTCTTCAAGCAACCAAGAGGAGagagtgtttttctttttctttcttttttttttttaggtaaagttttttttaaacgaCTCTATCTTCagaaagttgaaaaataagctGTACCAAACTGATATTTGATTAGGGTAGACTATCATGATTCATGAGAGAGTGAACTTGAGAAGGTAGTGCATGCATTACTAACATGATGTGACTTGCATGAAAAAATGGTGGAGGTATACAGAAGAAGAAACGTATATTGAGTGTAAACAAAGACAGGAAATGATTAGAGTATTCACGAAGATGAAAATAGCTAAAACGTCattttataactcaaaacataaacaacagtttttaaacgtctcaaacaataattttcagtttttaaataatattacacgttttttcatacatttttttacctacacgtatttatacacatattttcaaataacaattttcaatttttaagtgcATGTACCAAATACCCTATAAAGCTgacattcttaaaaaatatattagtagTTTACTGTAACTGAaactaataatttaaataataataaaaaaactttattgtGGCAAGGTGCATaccctctcctctcctctcttttttttctttttagttttttatgttgtttattgtgtaggatatattattttattgtgttgttcaTGTTACTTTAAAGTATTATATGCTAAAATAGAACCTTTAATGTTGGTTATACTGTAAagtaaattgtaaaaataaataaagtgattttttaaGTTGTTAAAAGCTATATCTTTTAAATGTTTTGATGTAAATGCTCTAAGATAGATATCTTGTGTTAAACTTATgctctgtttggattgagggagaaagagagggattagagtagagtagagtagagtaaatttGACCCAAAAATTATCGTATTTTTAGCCAGCTCTACTCTACTTCCTTCTAGGGACGAAACCAGAACTTCAagttaggggtggcaaaattctTCTAAGATTGAACCTCACAAAAGGACTCATTTTCGtttttttataagaacaaaATGACTAATTATTATTGCTAAATAAAGACAAATATAAGAATATGGACAGTATGCAtaagaaattaattataaatttattacttatcaattcataatttagttttcaatttataaatggcaaaaatgcacttttggtccctacattttgggtcaattcccattttggtcccaaaattgatttctttgctaatgtcatccctaaaaaaagaaaatcgtttttaaagtGGTCATTTCCGTCAGGCTAGAAACGGATAAATCCTACGTGTCTAACGGAATGTCCTATTTGCTGACATGGCGCTGACGtgactattaaaatattattaaaaaagattatttggcatttttaaatgccatattagcatttcaatttttttaaacaaagccacgtcaaaaaatttatataaaaaagaaattaaattttttaaaaaaaacctgaaatctaatttaattaaaaaaacttttttctcaaaaaaaaaaaattaaaaacaacttggtgttctttgtgttcttccccatcaaacccaataagaactcaaacccagtttcccaaaaaacaaacccagcaaccaaacaacaaacacaGACCCAGATCGGCAGAACCACAACAGCACACCAcaacagaaacaaaaacccaaaccaacaacaCACCACACGGCTAAACCCACAAATCCGACCACCACTTCCACCGTTGCCCACCAACCACAACCCTAAACCACagcagcaggaaaaaaaaaaatcaaccacaacaaGAAATCACCACTTCCTCCTCCACCACTTCTCAAGAAATCACCACCATccacaacaagaaaaaaagaaaaagaaaaaaaaaacccccacaAACCAAATCAACCAAATCGGACCACGACTCCTACGATCCACGCTCTGACCCATGAACAATCAGACCCATGCTTCGATCCACCATTCGATCCACGCTCACGACTCCTTCGATCCACGCAGACCCAcgaagagagaacaaagaacaaagaaaagagggagagaagaacaAGCCTCGGCAACGTTGAGTgctgggttggtgggtttgaGTCTCGGCGAGAATAAAGAACAGAGGGAGATAagagagaacaaagaaaagaagtgagAGGGGAGAGAGAAGAATAAGCCTGAAATGAAATAGCTCATTTACTGTGGGATGATAGGTgttggtttgtgtttgttgtttggttgctgggtttgttttCTGggaatctgggtttgagttcttcctgggtttgacggggaagaacacgaagaacaccaagttgtttttttattattatatttgttttgagaaacaaattgtttttttaattaaattagatttaaggttttttttaaaatttaatttcttttttatataaattttttgacgtggctttgtttaaaaaaattaaaatgctgacatggcatttaaaaatgccaaataatctttttttaataatattttaatagccacGTCAGCGCCACGTCAGCAAATAGGACATTCCGTTAGACACGTAGGATTTCTCCGTTTCTAACCTGACAGAaatgaccattttaaaaacaattttctttttttagggataacattagcaaagaaatcaattttgggaccaaaatgggaattgacccaaaatgtagggaccaaaagtgcattttcgcctttataaatttattagcttGTTATAGCTAATGCATTTCCCTCAACAACCCATTAGCCAACCAAATGTTTTTATTAGCTGTAcagttattatttttctttaactttacttctttttttaataaatttctttaactTTACTAAGTAACTTTTTAGTAATTACTCACTCAATCTATTCTCTTTATAAGTTATAATAggtcacactcacatacactcAACACTTCACAGTTTTGCAACATatttcacaaagaaaaaaaaaacaaagaacaatGC from Castanea sativa cultivar Marrone di Chiusa Pesio chromosome 6, ASM4071231v1 includes:
- the LOC142639160 gene encoding chalcone--flavanone isomerase — its product is MVLAASLPGVQVEHVAFPSTAKPPGSTNTLFLGGAGVRGLEIQGKFVKFTAIGVYLEDKAVPSLAVKWRGKSAEELTESVEFFRDIVTGPFEKFTQVTTILPLTGQQYSEKVTENCVAFWKSVGLYTEAETKAVEKFLEVFKDENFTPGSSILFTQSPKGSLTISFSKDGSIPEVGKAVIENRLLSEAVLESIIGKHGVSPEAKECLAKRLSELLKQGTDKVAENQQCEGH